Proteins from a genomic interval of Bifidobacterium longum subsp. infantis ATCC 15697 = JCM 1222 = DSM 20088:
- a CDS encoding AbiH family protein produces MYELLTLYFQKKDIAFRTEENLFDIFDQELSNLENDFAKYLSTIDQNPNYQTNAKLLFEKIQKAETSKRIEYVTFGTIGGHMSSMPKEPHEEFVMSFNYTRPLEGIPNYVNLHGEENQGTAMFGIADDNGYPTKTKMKITSGYRSSFFKDTRRQQKECLDKQSARTINELSKKQIDEIRCFGCSFSDADFDYFRRYFDLAKFDKSDSTLGIYYTNGISRKSAIKTYANCLINTIQLTNLIIIIRIKPWKIVAEFLLKKSNFHKDKQYKITSISRILLRLGILQPLDI; encoded by the coding sequence ATGTATGAGCTTTTAACACTTTACTTCCAAAAGAAGGATATCGCTTTCCGTACAGAAGAAAATTTATTTGACATATTTGATCAAGAGCTAAGCAATCTTGAAAACGATTTTGCAAAATATTTAAGTACAATAGACCAAAATCCCAACTATCAAACCAACGCAAAGCTACTATTCGAAAAAATTCAGAAAGCCGAGACCTCAAAACGGATTGAATATGTTACCTTTGGAACCATCGGAGGACATATGTCCAGTATGCCCAAAGAGCCCCACGAAGAATTTGTAATGTCTTTTAACTACACTCGGCCATTGGAAGGCATACCTAACTACGTTAATCTTCATGGTGAAGAGAATCAAGGCACTGCCATGTTTGGCATCGCAGACGACAACGGTTACCCTACTAAAACTAAGATGAAGATTACATCAGGTTACCGCTCTTCTTTCTTCAAAGACACAAGACGACAACAAAAAGAATGCTTAGATAAGCAATCTGCAAGAACCATTAATGAATTAAGTAAAAAACAAATTGACGAAATCAGATGTTTCGGATGTTCATTCAGCGATGCTGATTTTGATTATTTCAGAAGATATTTTGATCTTGCAAAATTTGACAAATCCGATTCTACGTTGGGTATATATTACACGAACGGCATATCCAGAAAATCTGCAATAAAAACTTACGCAAACTGCTTAATAAATACGATTCAGCTCACGAATCTGATAATAATAATACGTATCAAACCTTGGAAAATAGTGGCAGAATTTCTTTTGAAGAAATCCAACTTCCATAAAGATAAACAATACAAAATAACAAGTATTTCGCGAATCTTATTACGCTTGGGGATTCTTCAGCCACTAGATATATAA
- a CDS encoding DUF4365 domain-containing protein: MPGTFGVRISPEARRGEGGENQVKAFFSDTFQWCIMSKDIDFGTDLWVMPVGDEGIPSFVVLGVQVKKGASYFRHPKKDEQGNVIGWWFGFDANHEASWTNGRIAHVVVLISNEGTMYWSKIESSQIDRSSRKPKILVYKDHVLEKTDEEEIYEFACSTYEKSAFNGVVWNGLKNIKNQDRIRLAMLAPRVIAPHVNKHIDNLKGHEALASLLYGNEYGLEWYWRAGSGSMADVAMQKGKRKDEAWASSDWCWKAAAAFYDYFDGQGGRLDELFSVAKSPEEQAASAVMQFAFDIDDNDWSAALQHIEAVMTYDLYPVDKAWLLVHESWAMFELGRKDEAISAGSNAVSLCLQNPDDITANGICGAAMRLLWQYDWIWGNVKSSGKQVDVAEVIQSSDNPIFWWLELGERSIAGNAVSNRWLHSIGEAEKTHSLRRRFISLILQTAFLGDRDAWKRYCCLQAENAYAQIEDDNEGRTDIVNVLEMFRRCSSKDDYRKVLWSAIQRASDSRIVEYAETVSLNESTHSTALNDLTLFQCIGDYLSADKADEVCLWCLTTMASVREYARKVSATFNIPIELLETLKACYRAANRDVQEKIEQWFLELPCVEESYASRAQNLTILFPESFWGDDNLAILLQRCDAGSLQQWYEYKQSSHDEESEAQWRVKVKSGQVDVIKSVDDAQKLSEDEIRRVSDCFSAYCAEAIASYEQSGVIAVHGVDHMLSAFLFCGYAHPELVDWDSFVKLMLSNAEALQDKRWPLKFLIHFSNELPDGIREELFSMLSCFVKSCEDKANIVYWLAYEAMALLCEDERQNIIDYLISNKRYNAVARIVQRFPAERYVQLMVTMLKMGPAGMCDTAAGALTKLELCNFGGVIVTETVEDIMANGTLAQKEWIAEAVIEFTEEIPARMRERLIALEDSIGSSMRKALKEKLDV, translated from the coding sequence ATGCCTGGAACATTTGGGGTCAGAATCTCACCGGAAGCTCGAAGGGGAGAGGGCGGCGAAAATCAGGTAAAGGCTTTTTTCTCTGACACTTTCCAATGGTGCATAATGTCCAAGGACATTGATTTTGGCACTGATTTATGGGTGATGCCGGTGGGCGATGAGGGAATTCCTTCATTTGTGGTTCTCGGTGTGCAAGTAAAGAAAGGAGCAAGCTACTTCAGGCATCCTAAAAAGGATGAGCAAGGTAATGTGATTGGCTGGTGGTTCGGATTTGATGCCAATCATGAAGCTTCGTGGACTAATGGGAGAATTGCTCATGTTGTTGTTCTGATTTCTAATGAAGGAACAATGTATTGGTCCAAGATCGAGTCTTCACAGATTGACCGTTCTTCCCGAAAACCCAAGATTCTTGTATACAAGGATCATGTGCTGGAAAAGACAGATGAAGAAGAGATTTATGAGTTCGCATGCAGCACGTATGAGAAGTCTGCATTCAACGGAGTTGTGTGGAATGGTCTGAAAAACATTAAAAACCAGGATCGCATTCGACTCGCAATGCTCGCTCCTCGTGTGATAGCCCCGCATGTGAATAAACATATAGATAACTTGAAAGGTCATGAGGCCTTGGCTTCCTTGCTATATGGGAATGAGTATGGATTGGAGTGGTACTGGAGAGCGGGAAGTGGTTCCATGGCTGACGTGGCCATGCAGAAAGGGAAAAGAAAGGATGAGGCATGGGCTTCATCTGACTGGTGCTGGAAGGCGGCCGCGGCTTTTTATGATTACTTTGATGGACAGGGTGGACGCTTGGATGAGCTTTTTTCGGTTGCGAAATCTCCTGAAGAGCAAGCCGCATCGGCGGTAATGCAATTTGCCTTTGATATAGATGATAATGATTGGAGTGCCGCTCTTCAACATATTGAAGCTGTTATGACTTATGATCTTTATCCTGTAGATAAAGCGTGGCTGCTGGTTCACGAATCATGGGCGATGTTTGAACTCGGTCGTAAGGATGAAGCTATTTCTGCCGGTTCGAATGCAGTGAGTCTTTGCTTGCAGAATCCAGATGATATTACCGCTAATGGAATCTGTGGCGCGGCAATGAGATTGCTGTGGCAATACGATTGGATTTGGGGAAACGTTAAGTCATCTGGAAAGCAGGTTGATGTAGCTGAGGTGATTCAGTCATCCGACAATCCAATTTTCTGGTGGCTCGAATTGGGAGAGCGTAGCATTGCGGGTAACGCAGTGTCGAATCGGTGGCTTCATAGCATTGGAGAAGCAGAGAAAACCCATTCGCTAAGACGACGTTTTATCTCCCTTATTCTTCAGACGGCATTTCTCGGTGACAGAGATGCGTGGAAAAGATATTGCTGTTTGCAGGCAGAAAATGCGTATGCTCAGATTGAGGATGATAATGAGGGGAGAACGGACATCGTCAATGTGCTTGAAATGTTTCGGCGGTGTTCTTCCAAAGACGATTATCGGAAAGTACTTTGGTCCGCCATCCAGAGAGCTTCAGATTCCAGGATTGTTGAATATGCCGAAACTGTATCGTTGAATGAGTCCACGCATTCAACGGCACTGAATGATCTGACGTTGTTCCAGTGCATAGGTGATTATCTTTCTGCAGATAAGGCTGATGAAGTTTGCCTTTGGTGCTTGACGACGATGGCGTCTGTGCGGGAGTACGCTCGGAAGGTTTCTGCGACGTTCAATATCCCTATTGAACTGCTCGAGACGCTTAAAGCTTGTTATAGGGCGGCAAATCGAGATGTACAGGAAAAGATTGAGCAATGGTTCTTGGAGTTGCCTTGCGTAGAAGAAAGCTACGCTTCGAGAGCGCAGAACCTGACGATTCTGTTTCCGGAGTCCTTTTGGGGTGATGACAATCTGGCAATCTTGCTGCAACGATGCGATGCAGGCTCTCTGCAGCAATGGTACGAATATAAGCAAAGCTCTCATGATGAGGAATCGGAAGCGCAATGGCGCGTAAAGGTGAAGAGCGGTCAAGTTGATGTAATCAAGAGCGTCGATGATGCGCAAAAACTTTCCGAGGACGAGATTCGAAGGGTTTCTGATTGTTTTTCTGCATATTGTGCTGAGGCAATAGCAAGCTACGAACAGTCTGGAGTTATTGCTGTTCATGGTGTGGATCACATGCTGAGCGCATTCCTCTTCTGCGGATATGCTCATCCGGAATTAGTTGATTGGGATTCATTCGTGAAGCTTATGCTGTCCAACGCTGAGGCGCTTCAAGACAAAAGATGGCCTTTGAAATTCCTTATACATTTCAGTAATGAATTGCCTGATGGAATTCGAGAGGAACTTTTCAGCATGTTGTCGTGTTTTGTCAAAAGCTGTGAGGATAAGGCCAATATTGTCTATTGGCTAGCGTATGAGGCAATGGCATTACTGTGTGAGGATGAACGTCAAAATATTATTGATTATCTGATATCGAATAAGCGATACAATGCGGTCGCTCGCATAGTGCAACGGTTCCCCGCTGAGAGGTACGTACAGTTGATGGTCACCATGCTGAAAATGGGACCTGCTGGCATGTGCGATACTGCGGCCGGCGCGTTGACCAAACTCGAGCTATGCAATTTCGGTGGCGTGATCGTAACCGAAACTGTTGAGGACATAATGGCGAACGGTACGCTTGCTCAAAAAGAATGGATAGCTGAAGCGGTGATCGAATTTACTGAGGAAATTCCTGCCAGAATGAGAGAACGACTGATTGCCCTGGAAGATTCAATAGGTTCTTCTATGAGGAAAGCATTGAAAGAAAAGCTGGACGTTTAG
- a CDS encoding helix-turn-helix domain-containing protein encodes MSGPEERRRTVELYFTTPMTTAQVVRHLGDPTRQCLERWLAADPGYAGHMAEPIIPPEMRTKAIEPVPDGMRQKQAAELLGVSVGAVHNWVKAYREGGMAAMQPRNRNASQTNKPAPRPTVCDRIKVFTVGTCFCTP; translated from the coding sequence ATGTCCGGTCCCGAGGAACGGCGACGTACGGTGGAGCTGTATTTCACCACGCCGATGACCACGGCCCAGGTGGTGAGGCATCTGGGCGATCCGACCAGGCAGTGCCTGGAACGCTGGCTGGCGGCGGATCCCGGGTATGCTGGCCATATGGCGGAACCAATCATCCCGCCGGAGATGAGGACCAAGGCGATCGAACCGGTGCCGGACGGCATGCGGCAGAAGCAGGCCGCCGAACTGCTCGGCGTAAGCGTCGGAGCTGTCCACAACTGGGTCAAGGCGTATCGCGAGGGCGGCATGGCCGCGATGCAGCCCAGGAACAGGAACGCCAGCCAGACCAACAAGCCTGCTCCGCGACCCACTGTGTGTGATCGAATAAAGGTGTTCACTGTCGGCACTTGTTTCTGTACACCTTGA